In the genome of Equus caballus isolate H_3958 breed thoroughbred chromosome 3, TB-T2T, whole genome shotgun sequence, the window GAAGAAAGGCCCTGGTTCGGATACTGCGTATTCAAACGAGGGCTTCTGCGATGACGTGGAAGCTGCAGAGAACACGCAGCACCCAAGGGTAGGTCAGCACCAACCTTGCTGTGATCTAAAGCTCTATGAGAACCAAGACTCTTTCTTGGTGACAGGAGCCAGCCCACACGCCGCCATCATTCCTGATAGAACCCTGAACACGAGCAGAAAGGAGCCTGACAGTCGGCAGAGCAGGGAACAACTCGACGACAACAACGGGGCAGGAAGTAGCAAGGATTACATGCTTCCAAGTGACAGTGCAGCCGGGGCCCTTCTCCGCGGACAGCCAAATGCTGATCAGAATGCACGATCTTCAGCTGCACAGGACCACATCTACAGCAATGCCATTCTTGGAGAAATAAATTATGAAACTGTAGCCCAGGAAGATCCTCTCAGTGAGCTGTCAGTGGGCGTCCCTGCAGTAGTGGGCAGGTCGCAAACTGTCTCTAGCTCAATCCATAATGATTCCAGTGAATTAGACCCACCACTGTTGAGAGAAACAACGGCTTCTCTCTCGCAAATGCTAACACATCCGAAAGCACAGAGGACTGGAGAGCATGAGGGAAGAGGGGTCACTGAACAATTACCCTCAGAGTTCTCTAAAGAAATGCAAGCAAGCACTTACGTTAATTTGCTGAGCGCACAGCAGCAAAGGCTCAAGGGGTCCAGTGCTGAGGAAGAGCTTTCCACCTACTACAGTGCAGTCACACTCAGTGACCCAGAAGATACGGACCCATCCCCACCCGTCTTCCCTCCAGGATGGGGGAGGGACCTGCATGTCACTCCTGCTAACAAGGAACCAGGGCAGGAACACCCTCCTGACACTCAGTACGAGTTGGACACCGACTACGATTCTGATGAGGGGTCTTTATTTACTCTAAGTTCAATAAGTTCAGAGGATGCAAGAAATATGACTGAAGAAGAGGCACATGGTGAGGAGAGCCGTAGAGCCAGTGAGGCCCCAGAGGACCAGGACTCAGGAATGAGCAAGGACAATGTTATGTCATTAGAGAGTCTTGACAATGACATCACCTTCCAGAAGGTTCTGGGGAAATGTGAGAATCAAGAAGATCATTTTGAGAAACCTCTAACTTCTGGTCCAGACTCTGGTTGGCATGAAACTCATCTGGAAAGTGGCTCTAACACCAATAAATTTGAGGATCCATTGACCTTGCCCGAGTCACTGGGCAATAGTCCTTTCACTGATGAGACCCCAGAGGAGTTCAGTCATGATTGGGTCACAGCTCTTCAACCTGAGGTGGTAGAGTGGCTTTACTCACTTAAAGACTTAGAATTTTCATATGTGGATATTTTACCACAAACACCACCTCGTTCTGACGAAGTTCCCTCAGATCCTAGTAAGAGTGCCTGTCGTGAAAGAGACTCAAACACTTGTAAGGATGAACCTTTCATTCAGGAAACAGACACAGCTCGAAACCATAGTCCCTTCAAGATCACTACTGGGGAAAACTTAAGACCTTCACAACAAGATTTTGAAGAGGCCAACGTGAATTCCAACCTAATGGAAACTGATGCAAATGAGAGGTTTGTATGTCCTCCCGAGGACCATGATTCCAGAAGAGTTATAAGCCAAACACAATTGTTCCAATTCTGTGGTGATGAATCTGCTGTTCAGTGTGAAAGAGGAGGGGGCGAATATTTTGAAGATGGTTCCAAGAGCCAGGTACCATTATTACCAGAGCTTGCAAATGACGCCAGTTCACTAAGATCACAGGAGCCCTTCAGTGACAGAGACTGGGGTAAATACTCACAGGAGAATCTGTTGCAGTCAGAAAAAGATGATTCTGATCTTTATCCTCAAATGCAGACCCAGAGCAACTCGATGGGAGCTGACAATCTACTTGAGGACCAATGTTACTATGACGAAGACAAGGACGTCCAACTTGAAAGTCAAAGGGAATTCAAATAACATTTTTAGTACAGATTGAAGCACTTAGATGGAACTGCTGGACAGATTTTTACAAAGTCTGCACAAAGAACAGCACAACTTTTTGGAGGTTTATTGTGAAACTGCAAAATTGGAAGGATTCAGAACAAtcctaaatattttgtaataagtTATGTTAAAAGAGGGACCATTTTCTAGAactaaatgtaaattaaaaatcaattttcaagaagaggagagaagttTTTTGTCAAAGAAAAAGGTACTCTACCATTATCCTTGACTAACCTTTCCTTGGTGTGACTCTCCAATTTGGGCTCTCATGAGCTGTGTTCTCCTGTTTATCCTCCTGCTTCtccaacattttctccttttccttcctgacaCTCCTCCTctgcttgccttttttttttccttggtgaggaagactgtccctgagctaacatccatgccaatcttcctctatttcatatatgggacacctccacagcattgattgatgagcagtgtgtaggtccatggccGGGATCCAAACAAGCAAACTCCAGACTaccgaagcagagcttgcaaactaaccactgtaccaccaggccagcccctcctgcttgCCCTCTTAAAGAGCATTCCTCAAAGGTCTATTCCCAGTCTTCCTTTGCATCCCTTTACCTCTCTCCTTGGACCCCACTGCCTCATGAGCAGCTCTGTACATGAGGTCCAGGTCTGCATGACAAGACCAACGTCCTTCCCAAGCTCCAGACTCACCTTGTCCACCCCAGTTGTCCAAATCCACATAGAGCCTTCTGGGACCTAAaattcctccttttcctcaccaATGTGATCTCCCACGTTCTCTTTCTTGGTCAATAGTGTCATGACATCCACCCAGTAAAGCCGGTTAAAACTTCTGATTTATCTCTGActccttctctttcatttcctaaaTCTGAGTGGCCTCTAAGCTCTAGGCAGTGGAAGTGTCTGTGTGTCGATCTATACAGTGAGATGTTTAAGGATGACAGTCTGGATGGGGGCTAGGCAATTTGTGGGAAACCAGTGTTTGCGTAGACAGCACCCTGTTTTTACTTAGAGGGTACATTTATTGAGGGTAGACTAAGACGGAAGGTGATTGTGAGTTGTGGGAAGGACCCGAAGGATCCAACTGTTGGCATTAGCACTAGTCCTGTGAGGGATCTAGCTCCTCAGCAACTCTTGACTTTGTACTCTCTGCTCTCAAGCCCCAAATAAGGCACGTCCTTGGCTAGCACCTAGATTATGTTAAGGCCTCTTTGTGACCTGTAGTACTTCTCCTTGACCTGCTCACTCCCAAATGATCTTATATCCTATGCATCTCTCTACGCAAAACCTTTAATAACTCCCCATTGCCTAGATAAAGACCAAGTTCCATAATCTAAACACATCCTCCCTTTCCAGCTTCATCTCGTGACATTGGCACTGCACCACACATTCTATATTCTGCTTTACAGCGTTTACAGCCATCATTTATTTCAGCAGACCTGAGGCCTTCCCTAGTCCCTGATCAGTTTCTCCCTCCTTGTGCACAAGGGCTATTTTGAAATTCCTTGTCCTTAAACTTTCACTGAGAAAATTTCAGCTATTAGGAAATACCTCCCTCGCTCCCCTGCCCCAAAGCAGTAAGcacttttacatttaaatctacaCTCACTACTTTCCTCCAATCTAAGAAGAAACCAGCATTCCGCGGGCACTGTTCCCCCCTGCCGCTGCTCTTGCTGCAGTCCCGGCATGGACCCGTTCACGTTTCTGTTCCGGCGCTTCTCAGCCTTCTTCATCTAATGGCTGCTTCCCGCAGGCTATAAGCACGCTCCAGTCCCTTCCACACCAAAATCCAAGGAAGAAGACACCACCGGCAGCTCCCTCAAAACAGTGcacggggcagggggcagggggcagggggcggggggggggggggtggcggtaAGGGGGTggcggcccggtggcgcagtggttaggttcacacatgcCACTTCGGCaccccggggttcactggttcagatcccgggtgcagacatggcaccgcttggcaagccatgctgtggcaggtgtcccacatataaagtggaggaagatgggcacagatgttagctcagggccagtcttcctcagcaaaaagaggagggttggcagcagaggttagctaagggctaatcttcctcaaaaaaaaccccaaataaacaaaaactgcaCCAGTGCTCCATTCAGAAACGCGGAGTCACTCATTTGacttccctctcctcactccccacATCAAATTCATTGGTCATTAAGTACAGCCAATTCTAGCCCCTAAATATCTGTCAAATCCATTCCCTCTTCTCTGTCCACAGTGTCACAGCTCCAGCTCTCACCTCGGCTGACACTCCGACACCGGATCTACGATAACAGCACACAAACTAGTTTCTTTATCTCCCGTCCTACGTGCCTTTATTATTCCCACACTACAGCCAGGGGTggtttctaaaatgtaaatatgacCATGTGGCTCCCCTGATTAGAGTCCATCCATAGGCTACAGGCTCTCCTATTTCTCTAAAGCTCCACATAACTCCCCATCTCCAGGCCTTTGCGCGTGTCGCATCTGCCTGAAATGGTCTTTCCAACCTCCCCAACACCGCCCCCAACAACCTCACCCAAACAAGCCCTCCTTAAGCTCAGGAGCTCCTACTTCGTTCTCAGGTGAGTTGCCgcttcctcagagag includes:
- the LRRC66 gene encoding leucine-rich repeat-containing protein 66, which translates into the protein MKNPCFRIVTIVVGLYVTQTMTNSSRKSNILFNSKCQWNGYLLTNCSFTQKHEIPVDISQTAATVDASSSFFKALLQSHTKKEEWNIKHLDLSNNLISKITLSPLAPVHALETLNLSNNAICSISLDLPSLRSSWVKRHRGGFRNGLPFLKLLILQRNKLSDIPKGLWKLKSLQSLDLSFNKISQIGSSDFHNCLRLENLNLQSNRIFRIHPEAFKDLKKLQVVDLSNNALTTILPMMIIALEFPHLEVDLADNQWECDYNVAVFQNFISESWRKKWNEICNKSIGNEKVYWWTPKRRISRETHLPHTESNPMRSLVMSKTERPREGQYTHFSPLGRKDDAMQRQLPRRVRRDGDDVQTPDRKQDASQDLALAVCLAVFITFFVAFCLGAFARPYVDRLWQQRCRKKGPGSDTAYSNEGFCDDVEAAENTQHPRVGQHQPCCDLKLYENQDSFLVTGASPHAAIIPDRTLNTSRKEPDSRQSREQLDDNNGAGSSKDYMLPSDSAAGALLRGQPNADQNARSSAAQDHIYSNAILGEINYETVAQEDPLSELSVGVPAVVGRSQTVSSSIHNDSSELDPPLLRETTASLSQMLTHPKAQRTGEHEGRGVTEQLPSEFSKEMQASTYVNLLSAQQQRLKGSSAEEELSTYYSAVTLSDPEDTDPSPPVFPPGWGRDLHVTPANKEPGQEHPPDTQYELDTDYDSDEGSLFTLSSISSEDARNMTEEEAHGEESRRASEAPEDQDSGMSKDNVMSLESLDNDITFQKVLGKCENQEDHFEKPLTSGPDSGWHETHLESGSNTNKFEDPLTLPESLGNSPFTDETPEEFSHDWVTALQPEVVEWLYSLKDLEFSYVDILPQTPPRSDEVPSDPSKSACRERDSNTCKDEPFIQETDTARNHSPFKITTGENLRPSQQDFEEANVNSNLMETDANERFVCPPEDHDSRRVISQTQLFQFCGDESAVQCERGGGEYFEDGSKSQVPLLPELANDASSLRSQEPFSDRDWGKYSQENLLQSEKDDSDLYPQMQTQSNSMGADNLLEDQCYYDEDKDVQLESQREFK